A single region of the Streptomyces sp. ITFR-16 genome encodes:
- a CDS encoding sigma-70 family RNA polymerase sigma factor produces MRDDGTTVIGALVHRAVEGDAQATHDLLAHVHPLALRYCRSRLNRLPGDARHFVEDLAQEVCVAVLMALPRYKDTGRPFEAFVFAIAGHKVADLQRAAMRHPGSTAVPSDEMPERPDDSLGPEERALLSSDAAWAKKLLANLPENQRELLVLRVAVGLTAEETGQMLGMSPGAVRVAQHRALSRLRALAEQ; encoded by the coding sequence ATGCGCGACGACGGAACGACGGTGATCGGTGCTCTGGTGCACCGCGCCGTCGAGGGCGACGCGCAGGCCACTCACGATCTGCTGGCTCATGTCCACCCCCTCGCGCTGCGCTACTGCAGGTCCCGGCTGAACCGGTTGCCCGGTGATGCCCGCCACTTCGTGGAGGACCTGGCGCAGGAGGTCTGTGTCGCGGTGCTGATGGCGCTGCCGCGGTACAAGGACACGGGCAGACCCTTCGAGGCCTTCGTCTTCGCCATCGCCGGCCACAAGGTGGCCGATCTCCAGCGGGCCGCGATGCGGCACCCGGGATCGACCGCCGTCCCCTCCGACGAGATGCCGGAGCGGCCGGACGACTCCCTCGGGCCCGAGGAGCGCGCGCTGCTCAGCAGCGACGCGGCCTGGGCCAAGAAGCTCCTCGCCAACCTCCCGGAGAACCAGCGCGAGCTGCTGGTCCTGCGGGTCGCGGTCGGCCTGACCGCCGAGGAGACCGGGCAGATGCTCGGGATGTCACCGGGCGCCGTCCGGGTCGCGCAGCACCGCGCGCTCAGCCGGCTGCGCGCCCTCGCGGAGCAGTGA
- a CDS encoding serine hydrolase domain-containing protein, with protein MPTLRAPLATLLVITLLGLGTASLPSEPHLTPAASYLPRLVVRGGAPAAALLAHTPSASPHDSYRSTGPGIRFADRFRAGSVTKTFVATVVLQLAGEGRLGLSDPVERFLPGLIRGHGNDGRRITLRALLSHTSGLYDYTDDPSARPLSATAAVRTATAHHPAGAPGVFAYSNTNYAVLGLVVRSVTGHPYATEIRRRLLGPLHLDGTSLPGARTALPAPHGRAYSRDPVDGALADVTALDPRTAGAAGELISTLADLNRFYAALLGGRLLPPAQLAALLDTSAAHGSYGLGIFPQRLSCGVTVWGHNGLIAGSYVRAAATRDGRHTLTYRINTDTLAEAGTLEPALLEAEFCPA; from the coding sequence ATGCCGACACTCAGGGCACCGCTCGCCACCCTGTTGGTGATTACGCTGCTCGGCCTCGGAACGGCGAGCCTGCCCAGCGAACCACACCTCACGCCCGCGGCGTCCTACCTCCCCCGGCTCGTCGTGCGGGGCGGTGCCCCCGCCGCGGCACTCCTGGCGCATACCCCCTCCGCCTCGCCCCATGACAGCTACCGCTCGACGGGCCCCGGGATCCGGTTCGCGGACCGCTTCCGGGCGGGCAGCGTCACCAAGACCTTCGTCGCCACCGTCGTCCTCCAACTCGCCGGTGAGGGACGGCTGGGGCTGTCCGACCCCGTCGAGCGTTTCCTGCCCGGACTGATCCGGGGCCACGGCAACGACGGCCGCCGCATCACGCTGCGCGCCCTGCTCAGCCACACCAGCGGCCTCTACGACTACACCGACGACCCGTCCGCGCGGCCACTGTCCGCCACCGCGGCGGTCCGCACGGCGACGGCCCACCACCCCGCCGGCGCACCCGGCGTCTTCGCCTACTCCAACACCAACTACGCCGTCCTCGGGCTCGTCGTCCGCAGCGTCACCGGCCACCCCTACGCCACCGAGATCCGGCGCCGCCTCCTCGGCCCTCTCCACCTCGACGGCACCTCGCTCCCCGGCGCCCGGACCGCCCTGCCCGCGCCGCACGGGCGCGCCTACTCCCGCGATCCGGTGGACGGCGCGCTGGCGGACGTCACCGCTCTCGACCCGCGCACGGCGGGCGCGGCAGGCGAGCTGATCTCGACGCTCGCCGACCTGAACCGCTTCTACGCGGCCCTGCTCGGCGGCCGGCTGCTGCCGCCCGCGCAGCTGGCCGCCCTGCTGGACACCTCGGCGGCCCACGGCTCCTACGGCCTCGGGATCTTCCCGCAGCGGCTGTCCTGCGGGGTCACCGTCTGGGGCCACAACGGCCTGATAGCGGGCAGCTATGTGCGCGCCGCCGCCACCCGCGACGGGCGACACACCCTGACGTACCGCATCAACACGGACACCCTGGCCGAGGCCGGAACGCTGGAACCGGCGCTCCTGGAAGCGGAGTTCTGCCCGGCCTGA
- a CDS encoding GuaB3 family IMP dehydrogenase-related protein translates to MTEIEIGRGKRGRRAYAFDDIAVVPSRRTRDPKEVSIAWQIDAYRFELPFLAAPMDSVVSPQHAIRIGELGGLGVLNLEGLWTRHADPQPLLDEIAQMPVESATRRLQEIYSAPIQEELIGQRIKEVRDSGVVTAAALSPQRTAQFSKAVVDAGVDIFVIRGTTVSAEHVSGAAEPLNLKQFIYELDVPVIVGGCATYTAALHLMRTGAAGVLVGFGGGAAHTTRNVFGIQVPMATAVADVAGARRDYMDESGGRYVHVIADGGVGWSGDLPKAIACGADAVMMGSPLARATDAPGRGRHWGMEAVHEDVPRGKLVDLGSVGTTEEVLTGPSHTPDGSMNIFGALRRAMATTGYSDLKEFQRVEVTVADSQHRR, encoded by the coding sequence GTGACTGAGATCGAGATCGGGCGCGGCAAGCGCGGCCGCCGGGCATACGCATTCGACGACATCGCCGTCGTCCCGAGCCGCCGGACCCGCGACCCGAAGGAGGTCTCGATCGCCTGGCAGATCGACGCCTACCGCTTCGAGCTGCCGTTCCTGGCCGCCCCCATGGACTCCGTCGTCTCCCCGCAGCACGCCATCCGCATCGGTGAGCTCGGCGGCCTCGGCGTGCTCAACCTGGAAGGCCTCTGGACCCGGCACGCCGACCCGCAGCCGCTGCTCGACGAGATCGCGCAGATGCCCGTCGAGTCCGCGACCCGCCGGCTCCAGGAGATCTACTCCGCCCCCATCCAGGAGGAGCTGATCGGGCAGCGCATCAAGGAGGTGCGCGACTCCGGCGTCGTCACCGCTGCCGCGCTCTCCCCGCAGCGCACCGCCCAGTTCTCCAAGGCGGTCGTCGACGCGGGTGTCGACATCTTCGTCATCCGGGGGACCACGGTCTCCGCCGAGCACGTCTCGGGGGCGGCCGAGCCGCTCAACCTCAAGCAGTTCATCTACGAGCTGGACGTCCCGGTGATCGTCGGCGGCTGTGCCACGTACACCGCCGCCCTGCACCTGATGCGTACGGGCGCGGCCGGTGTCCTCGTCGGCTTCGGCGGCGGCGCCGCGCACACCACGCGCAACGTCTTCGGCATCCAGGTCCCGATGGCCACCGCCGTCGCCGATGTGGCCGGCGCCCGCCGTGACTACATGGACGAGTCCGGCGGCCGCTATGTGCACGTGATCGCGGACGGCGGCGTCGGCTGGTCCGGCGACCTGCCGAAGGCCATCGCCTGCGGTGCGGACGCCGTGATGATGGGCTCCCCGCTCGCCCGCGCGACGGACGCGCCGGGCCGGGGCCGCCACTGGGGCATGGAGGCCGTCCACGAGGACGTGCCGCGCGGCAAGCTGGTCGACCTCGGTTCGGTCGGGACGACGGAGGAGGTCCTCACCGGTCCTTCGCACACCCCCGACGGCTCGATGAACATCTTCGGCGCGCTGCGCCGGGCGATGGCGACCACGGGCTACAGCGACCTCAAGGAGTTCCAGCGCGTCGAGGTGACGGTGGCGGACTCGCAGCACCGCCGCTGA
- the guaB gene encoding IMP dehydrogenase has product MTANVDGVPEKFATLGLTYDDVLLLPGASEVLPNAVDTSTLISRNVRVNIPLLSAAMDKVTEARMAIAMARQGGVGVLHRNLSVEDQVNQVDLVKRSESGMVTDPITVGPDATLAEADALCAKFRISGVPVTDPAGKLLGIVTNRDMAFESDRTRQVREVMTPMPLVTGRVGISGVDAMELLRRHKIEKLPLVDEAGILKGLITVKDFKKAEQYPNAAKDAEGRLLVGAAVGASPEALDRAQALAEAGVDFLIVDTSHGHNSNALNWMAKIKSAVNVDVIGGNVATRDGAQALVDAGVDGVKVGVGPGSICTTRVVAGIGVPQVTAIYEAALAARAAGVPVIGDGGLQYSGDIGKALAAGADSVMLGSLLAGCEESPGELLFINGKQFKSYRGMGSLGAMQSRGQGRSYSKDRYFQAEVSSDDKLVPEGIEGQVPYRGPLANVLHQLVGGLRQTMGYVGAASVDEMESKGRFVRITSAGLKESHPHDIQMTVEAPNYSRK; this is encoded by the coding sequence ATGACTGCAAACGTCGACGGAGTGCCCGAGAAATTCGCGACGCTCGGGCTGACATACGACGACGTGCTGCTGCTGCCGGGCGCATCTGAAGTGCTGCCCAACGCGGTCGACACCTCGACGCTCATCTCGCGCAACGTCCGGGTGAACATCCCGCTGCTCTCCGCCGCGATGGACAAGGTGACCGAGGCCCGCATGGCCATCGCCATGGCCCGCCAGGGCGGCGTCGGCGTGCTGCACCGCAACCTCTCGGTCGAGGACCAGGTCAACCAGGTCGACCTGGTGAAGCGGTCCGAGTCCGGCATGGTCACCGACCCGATCACGGTCGGCCCGGACGCCACGCTCGCCGAGGCCGACGCGCTCTGCGCCAAGTTCCGCATCAGCGGCGTCCCGGTCACCGACCCGGCGGGCAAGCTGCTCGGCATCGTCACCAACCGCGACATGGCCTTCGAGTCGGACCGTACGCGCCAGGTGCGCGAGGTCATGACCCCGATGCCGCTGGTCACCGGCCGGGTCGGCATCTCCGGCGTGGACGCCATGGAGCTGCTGCGCCGCCACAAGATCGAGAAGCTTCCGCTGGTCGACGAGGCGGGCATCCTCAAGGGCCTGATCACGGTCAAGGACTTCAAGAAGGCCGAGCAGTACCCGAACGCGGCCAAGGACGCCGAGGGCCGGCTGCTCGTCGGCGCGGCCGTCGGCGCCAGCCCGGAGGCGCTCGACCGCGCCCAGGCGCTGGCCGAGGCCGGGGTCGACTTCCTGATCGTCGACACCTCGCACGGCCACAACAGCAACGCCCTCAACTGGATGGCGAAGATCAAGTCGGCCGTGAACGTGGACGTCATCGGCGGCAACGTCGCGACCCGCGACGGCGCCCAGGCCCTCGTCGACGCCGGCGTGGACGGCGTCAAGGTCGGCGTCGGCCCCGGCTCGATCTGCACCACCCGCGTGGTCGCCGGCATCGGCGTCCCGCAGGTCACCGCGATCTACGAGGCCGCGCTCGCCGCCCGTGCGGCAGGCGTCCCGGTCATCGGCGACGGCGGCCTGCAGTACTCGGGCGACATCGGCAAGGCGCTCGCCGCCGGTGCCGACAGCGTGATGCTGGGCTCGCTCCTCGCGGGCTGCGAGGAGTCCCCGGGCGAGCTGCTCTTCATCAACGGCAAGCAGTTCAAGTCGTACCGCGGCATGGGCTCGCTGGGCGCGATGCAGTCCCGCGGCCAGGGCCGTTCGTACTCGAAGGACCGCTACTTCCAGGCCGAGGTCTCCTCCGACGACAAGCTCGTCCCCGAGGGCATCGAGGGCCAGGTGCCCTACCGGGGCCCGCTGGCCAACGTCCTGCACCAGCTCGTCGGCGGCCTCCGCCAGACGATGGGGTACGTGGGCGCCGCCTCCGTCGACGAGATGGAGAGCAAGGGCCGCTTCGTGCGGATCACCTCGGCGGGCCTCAAGGAGAGCCACCCGCACGACATCCAGATGACGGTCGAAGCACCGAACTACAGCAGGAAGTAA
- a CDS encoding glycerol-3-phosphate dehydrogenase/oxidase encodes MRTATLGPAERAEALAAMAERELDVLVVGAGVVGAGTALDAVTRGLSTGLVEARDWASGTSSRSSKLIHGGLRYLEMLDFALVREALKERGLLLERLAPHLVKPVPFLYPLQHKGWERLYAGSGVALYDAMSVSSGHGRGLPVHRHLSRRRALQVAPALKRDALVGALQYYDAQMDDARYVATLVRTAAGYGAQVANRARVVGFLREGERVVGARVEDVEAGGVYEVRAKQVVNATGVWTDDTQALIGERGQFHVRASKGIHLVVPKDRIHSSTGLILRTEKSVLFVIPWGRHWIVGTTDTDWDLDKAHPAASSADIDYLLEHVNSVLATPLTRDDVEGVYAGLRPLLAGESDATSKLSREHTVAHPLPGLVVVAGGKYTTYRVMAKDAVDEAVHGLDQRVAECVTEDIPLLGAEGYRALWNARARIAARTGLHVARVEHLLNRYGSMTEEILELIVADPVMGEPLPAADDYLKAEIVYAASHEGARHLDDVLTRRTRISIETFDRGTLSARLCAELMAPVLGWDKDRIEREVTHYEKRVEAERESQRQPDDLTADAARLGAPDIVPI; translated from the coding sequence GTGAGGACAGCGACACTGGGACCCGCGGAGCGCGCCGAGGCGCTCGCCGCGATGGCCGAGCGCGAACTGGACGTGCTGGTCGTGGGGGCGGGCGTGGTCGGCGCCGGGACGGCGCTGGACGCGGTCACGAGAGGGCTCTCGACCGGCCTGGTCGAGGCGCGCGACTGGGCGTCCGGCACGTCGAGCAGGTCGAGCAAGCTGATCCACGGCGGGCTGCGCTATCTGGAGATGCTCGACTTCGCGCTCGTCCGGGAGGCGCTGAAGGAGCGCGGGCTGCTGCTGGAGCGGCTGGCCCCGCATCTGGTGAAGCCGGTGCCGTTCCTCTATCCGTTGCAGCACAAGGGCTGGGAGCGGCTGTACGCCGGTTCGGGCGTCGCGCTGTACGACGCGATGTCGGTGTCGTCCGGGCACGGCCGAGGGCTGCCCGTGCACCGGCATCTCTCCCGCCGCCGGGCTCTTCAGGTCGCCCCGGCCCTGAAGCGGGACGCCCTGGTGGGCGCGCTGCAGTACTACGACGCCCAGATGGACGATGCCCGCTATGTGGCCACGCTGGTGCGCACCGCCGCCGGATACGGGGCGCAGGTGGCGAACCGGGCGCGGGTGGTCGGCTTCCTGCGGGAGGGCGAGCGCGTCGTCGGCGCCCGGGTGGAGGACGTCGAGGCGGGCGGTGTGTACGAGGTCAGGGCCAAACAGGTGGTCAACGCCACCGGTGTCTGGACGGACGACACCCAGGCGCTGATCGGCGAGCGAGGACAGTTCCACGTCCGGGCCTCCAAGGGCATACATCTGGTCGTCCCCAAGGACCGCATTCACTCCTCCACCGGGCTGATCCTGCGGACCGAGAAGTCCGTGCTCTTCGTCATCCCGTGGGGGCGGCACTGGATCGTCGGGACCACGGACACCGACTGGGACCTGGACAAGGCGCATCCGGCGGCGTCCAGCGCGGACATCGACTATCTGCTGGAACATGTGAATTCGGTCCTGGCCACGCCTCTGACCAGGGACGACGTCGAGGGTGTCTACGCGGGCCTGCGGCCCCTGCTGGCCGGCGAGTCGGACGCGACCAGCAAGCTGTCGCGCGAGCACACGGTGGCGCATCCGCTCCCGGGCCTCGTCGTCGTCGCGGGCGGGAAGTACACGACGTACCGGGTGATGGCCAAGGACGCCGTCGACGAGGCGGTGCACGGCCTCGACCAGCGGGTGGCGGAGTGCGTCACGGAGGACATCCCGCTGCTGGGCGCCGAGGGCTACCGCGCCCTGTGGAACGCCCGGGCCAGGATCGCCGCCCGCACCGGCCTGCACGTCGCCCGGGTGGAGCATCTGCTCAACCGGTACGGCTCCATGACCGAGGAGATCCTGGAGCTGATCGTCGCCGACCCGGTGATGGGCGAACCGCTGCCCGCCGCCGACGACTATCTGAAGGCCGAGATCGTCTACGCCGCCTCGCACGAGGGGGCCCGCCACCTCGACGACGTCCTGACCCGGCGCACCCGGATCTCCATCGAGACCTTCGACCGGGGCACGCTCTCCGCCCGGCTCTGCGCGGAGCTGATGGCCCCGGTCCTCGGCTGGGACAAGGACCGCATCGAGCGGGAGGTCACGCACTACGAGAAGCGGGTCGAGGCGGAACGGGAGTCGCAGCGCCAGCCCGACGACCTCACGGCGGACGCGGCGCGGCTGGGCGCACCGGACATCGTGCCAATCTAA
- a CDS encoding WhiB family transcriptional regulator produces MADFSRLPGPNADLWDWQLLAACRGVDSSLFFHPEGERGAARSARETSAKEVCMRCPVRAECAAHALAVREPYGVWGGLTEDEREELMGRARNRLITAAAPSGPTTSGHS; encoded by the coding sequence ATGGCAGATTTCTCCCGCCTTCCCGGACCCAACGCCGATCTGTGGGACTGGCAGCTGCTGGCGGCCTGCCGCGGGGTCGACAGCTCTCTGTTCTTCCATCCCGAGGGGGAACGCGGAGCCGCCCGGAGCGCCCGCGAGACCTCCGCCAAGGAGGTCTGCATGCGGTGCCCGGTACGCGCCGAGTGCGCCGCGCACGCACTGGCGGTCCGCGAGCCCTACGGCGTGTGGGGCGGACTGACCGAGGACGAGCGCGAGGAGCTCATGGGACGGGCCCGCAACCGCCTGATCACGGCGGCGGCGCCCTCGGGCCCCACCACGTCCGGACACAGCTGA
- a CDS encoding response regulator transcription factor: MTSVLVCDDSPLAREALRRAVATVPGVERVTTAANGEEVLRRWGADRSDLILMDVRMPGLGGVETVRRLLSADPGARIIMLTVAEDLDGVALAVAAGARGYLHKDASRAELRATVTQALADPTWRLAPRRLRSAEMGAAPTLTAREIQVLEGMSHGRSNAEIGRELFLSEDTVKTHARRLFKKLGASDRAHAVALGFRWGLVR, encoded by the coding sequence ATGACATCCGTCCTCGTCTGCGACGACTCCCCGCTTGCCCGAGAAGCGCTCCGTCGCGCGGTCGCGACCGTGCCCGGCGTCGAGCGTGTGACGACGGCGGCCAACGGCGAGGAAGTCCTCCGCCGCTGGGGTGCCGACCGTTCGGATCTGATTCTGATGGACGTACGCATGCCCGGCCTGGGTGGTGTGGAGACCGTCCGTCGGCTGCTCTCCGCGGACCCGGGGGCCAGGATCATCATGCTGACCGTCGCCGAGGACCTGGACGGTGTCGCGCTCGCGGTCGCCGCCGGGGCCCGCGGATATCTGCACAAGGACGCCTCCCGGGCGGAGCTCCGGGCGACCGTCACCCAGGCGCTGGCCGACCCGACGTGGCGGCTCGCCCCGCGCCGGCTGCGGTCGGCCGAGATGGGTGCGGCGCCCACGCTCACGGCGCGTGAGATCCAGGTGCTCGAAGGGATGAGCCACGGCCGCTCCAACGCGGAGATCGGCCGCGAGCTCTTCCTCTCCGAGGACACGGTGAAGACGCACGCCCGGCGGCTGTTCAAGAAGCTCGGTGCCTCGGACCGGGCCCACGCCGTGGCGCTCGGCTTCCGCTGGGGCCTGGTCCGCTGA
- a CDS encoding protein kinase domain-containing protein, with protein sequence MSEAEQAREPQRDKDGRLLAGRYRLGEVLGRGGMGTVWRAVDETLGRTVAVKELRFPSAIDDDEKRRLITRTLREAKAIARIRNNGAVTVYDVVDEDDRPWIVMELIEGKSLAEAVREDGVLTPKRAAEVGLAILDVLRSAHREGILHRDVKPSNVLISEDGRVVLTDFGIAQVEGDPSVTSTGMLVGAPSYISPERARGHKPGPPADLWSLGGLLYASVEGCPPYDKGSAIATLTAVMTEPLDPPKNAGPLEEVIYGLLARDPEQRLDDAGARALLNDVISSFEQPERPVPPPADATQVMALPKNVAAPKPGEGEGTRDRLRGALRSVRNAKAPAAGAAAAPAATASAPARPAAAPVTAASPSGAVPPQRPAPSAVTPPRASLTDVVPRRTLAIIAAVIVLAVLGTVLALTLGGDDKGTDAGGKTGGTSALDGRDPGSGSGSAGTEQGGSGKKADEGKGGTGDGSAKDDDAGKDGSGKDDDSGKAADGAKGGKSSDSLPAGYRTVTNKQFHFSIALPEGFRFDTTSGQNAGAIYNTDGGFPRVQVDYTSSPGGDAAAAWNAAKNGVAGSSTAYHHLGIREVQYNGYPTVADWQFERTQHGQRVRVLNRGFKVDAGHGYAIMISCKAAAWDGKECRTLRKTAFDTFKPLD encoded by the coding sequence ATGTCGGAGGCGGAGCAGGCACGGGAGCCCCAACGGGACAAGGACGGACGTCTCCTCGCGGGGCGCTACCGGCTCGGAGAGGTGCTCGGCCGGGGCGGCATGGGCACGGTCTGGCGCGCCGTCGACGAGACGCTGGGGCGCACGGTCGCGGTCAAGGAACTGCGGTTCCCGTCGGCCATCGACGACGACGAGAAACGCCGTCTCATCACGCGTACGCTGCGCGAGGCCAAGGCGATCGCCCGGATCCGGAACAACGGCGCGGTCACCGTCTACGACGTGGTCGACGAGGACGACCGCCCGTGGATCGTCATGGAACTCATCGAGGGCAAGTCGCTGGCCGAGGCGGTGCGCGAGGACGGCGTCCTGACGCCGAAGCGGGCGGCCGAGGTCGGTCTCGCCATCCTCGACGTGCTGCGCTCGGCGCACCGCGAGGGCATCCTGCACCGCGACGTGAAGCCGTCCAACGTCCTCATCTCCGAGGACGGCCGGGTCGTGCTGACCGACTTCGGGATCGCCCAGGTCGAGGGCGACCCGTCCGTCACGTCCACGGGCATGCTGGTCGGCGCCCCCTCGTACATCTCGCCGGAGCGGGCGCGCGGCCACAAGCCGGGTCCGCCCGCCGACCTGTGGTCGCTCGGCGGACTGCTGTACGCGAGCGTCGAGGGCTGCCCGCCGTACGACAAGGGCTCCGCCATCGCGACCCTGACGGCCGTGATGACCGAGCCCCTCGACCCGCCGAAGAACGCGGGCCCGCTGGAGGAGGTCATCTACGGGCTGCTCGCCCGGGACCCCGAGCAGCGGCTCGACGACGCGGGCGCGCGCGCCCTGCTCAACGACGTCATCAGCTCCTTCGAGCAGCCGGAGCGCCCGGTGCCGCCGCCGGCGGACGCCACCCAGGTGATGGCGCTGCCCAAGAACGTCGCGGCCCCGAAGCCCGGCGAGGGCGAGGGAACCCGCGACCGGCTGCGCGGGGCGCTGCGCTCCGTGCGCAACGCGAAGGCACCCGCGGCCGGTGCCGCGGCGGCCCCGGCCGCGACGGCGTCCGCACCGGCCCGGCCCGCCGCGGCCCCCGTGACCGCGGCGTCGCCCTCCGGGGCCGTGCCTCCGCAGCGTCCGGCGCCCTCGGCGGTCACCCCGCCGCGGGCGTCCCTCACCGACGTGGTGCCGCGCCGCACGCTGGCGATCATCGCGGCCGTCATCGTGCTCGCCGTGCTCGGCACGGTCCTCGCGCTCACGCTCGGCGGGGACGACAAGGGCACCGACGCCGGCGGGAAGACGGGCGGCACGTCCGCGCTCGACGGCCGCGACCCCGGCTCCGGCAGCGGCTCGGCCGGCACGGAACAGGGCGGCAGCGGCAAGAAGGCGGACGAGGGCAAGGGCGGGACCGGGGACGGCTCGGCCAAGGACGACGACGCCGGCAAGGACGGCTCCGGCAAGGACGACGACTCGGGCAAGGCGGCGGACGGCGCGAAGGGCGGAAAGTCCTCGGACTCCCTGCCCGCCGGATACCGGACGGTCACCAACAAGCAGTTCCACTTCTCCATCGCGCTGCCCGAGGGCTTCCGCTTCGACACGACATCGGGCCAGAACGCCGGCGCCATCTACAACACCGACGGCGGCTTCCCCCGGGTCCAGGTCGACTACACCTCCTCGCCCGGCGGGGACGCGGCCGCCGCCTGGAACGCCGCGAAGAACGGGGTGGCCGGCTCCAGCACCGCCTATCACCACCTCGGCATACGGGAGGTCCAGTACAACGGCTATCCCACGGTCGCCGACTGGCAGTTCGAGCGTACGCAGCACGGCCAGCGGGTCCGGGTGCTCAACCGGGGCTTCAAGGTCGACGCGGGCCACGGGTACGCGATCATGATCAGCTGCAAGGCCGCCGCCTGGGACGGCAAGGAGTGCCGGACGCTGCGCAAGACGGCGTTCGACACGTTCAAGCCGCTCGACTGA
- a CDS encoding nucleotide sugar dehydrogenase produces the protein MPADLAVIGLGHLGLPLAQAAVGAGIQTVGYDTDPRAFAELSAGRTPVEGPLTASDVRRMLAGGFRPTTNQAELGRVRTAVICAPTPLGPDRTLDLTAVGDAARALAARLRPHTTVLLESAVHPGTTENFLLPLLEEGSGLRGGRDFHLAYSPTRLDPGNRTHVYANTPKVIGGLTPACTESAAAFYGRLTDKVVRARGPREAEMTKVLETNFRHVNIALVNEMAVLCHDLGVDLWDVIRCAETKPFGFQPFRPGPGVGGHGVPVDPGYLPYNSRTPGHPLRMVSLAQEINDRMPQYVIQRCATLLNEHGKSVRGARVLLLGVTYKPDLADQEASPAREIATRLMDMGAQIGYHDPHVLDWRVRELPVPRADSLYEAAAHADLTVLLQHHRTYDLQGLAVKAQLLLDTRGATPAGAAHRL, from the coding sequence GTGCCTGCAGACCTCGCCGTCATCGGACTCGGTCACCTCGGCCTGCCCCTCGCCCAGGCCGCCGTCGGCGCCGGTATCCAGACCGTCGGCTACGACACCGACCCCCGGGCCTTCGCGGAACTCTCCGCCGGCCGCACCCCCGTCGAGGGACCGCTCACCGCGTCCGACGTCCGCCGGATGCTCGCCGGCGGATTCCGGCCCACCACCAACCAGGCCGAACTGGGCCGGGTGCGCACCGCCGTGATCTGCGCCCCGACCCCGCTCGGCCCCGACCGCACCCTTGACCTCACCGCCGTCGGCGACGCAGCCCGCGCGCTGGCCGCCCGGCTGCGCCCGCACACCACCGTGCTGCTCGAATCGGCCGTCCACCCCGGCACCACCGAGAACTTCCTGCTCCCCCTCCTCGAAGAGGGATCCGGGCTGCGCGGCGGACGCGACTTCCACCTCGCGTACTCCCCCACCCGGCTCGACCCGGGCAACCGCACCCACGTCTACGCCAACACCCCCAAGGTCATCGGCGGCCTCACCCCCGCCTGCACCGAGTCGGCCGCCGCCTTCTACGGCCGGCTCACCGACAAGGTGGTCCGCGCCCGGGGTCCGCGCGAGGCGGAGATGACGAAGGTCCTGGAGACCAACTTCCGGCACGTCAACATCGCCCTGGTCAACGAGATGGCCGTCCTCTGCCACGACCTGGGCGTCGACCTGTGGGACGTCATCCGGTGCGCCGAGACCAAGCCCTTCGGCTTCCAGCCCTTCCGGCCGGGCCCCGGCGTCGGCGGCCACGGCGTCCCGGTCGACCCGGGCTATCTCCCGTACAACAGCCGCACCCCCGGGCACCCCCTGCGGATGGTCTCGCTCGCGCAGGAGATCAACGACCGGATGCCGCAGTACGTGATCCAGCGCTGCGCCACCCTCCTCAACGAACACGGCAAGTCCGTCCGGGGCGCCCGGGTGCTTCTTCTCGGGGTCACCTACAAGCCGGACCTCGCCGACCAGGAGGCCTCCCCCGCCCGCGAGATCGCCACCCGGCTGATGGACATGGGCGCCCAGATCGGCTACCACGACCCGCACGTCCTGGACTGGCGCGTACGTGAACTCCCGGTCCCGCGTGCGGATTCGCTCTACGAGGCGGCGGCGCACGCCGATCTGACGGTGCTGCTCCAGCACCACCGTACGTACGACCTCCAGGGTCTCGCCGTGAAGGCGCAGCTCCTCCTGGACACCCGGGGCGCGACCCCGGCGGGAGCCGCGCACCGGCTCTGA